In Amycolatopsis coloradensis, one genomic interval encodes:
- the pcaB gene encoding 3-carboxy-cis,cis-muconate cycloisomerase, with amino-acid sequence MNADPDSGLLSPVRAGTPAEAATGDLAWVRALLDAEAALARAQAGTGLIPQAAAEAITEAAASVEIDVVALARAARETANPVVGLIKELTEAAGTEYVHRGSTSQDIFDTAMMLVAARTRALLVADLEATADALAELARAHRDTIMAGRTLTAHAVPTTFGLKAAGWRQLTLDALDKLNRVVLPVSLGGAAGTRAAYAEYARLADLPDGYPQRLQTAFAEETGLAETTLPWHTLRTPTADLAAALAFTAAALGKIAVDVQFLTRTEVGEVTEPAGEGRGGSSAMPHKRNPVLATLIRSAALQVPVLATGVTQALVSEDERSAGAWHAEWQLLRECLRLTGGAAHTAAELARGLVVNDERIRENLGLTHGQIVSERLSTVLAPLLGKARAKEVLGRASKLALEQDKALGEVLSGLPEITGVLPTDSLADLLDPANYTGSAGVLTDAALEAREENPKTP; translated from the coding sequence ATGAACGCCGATCCCGATTCCGGCCTCCTGTCCCCGGTTCGCGCCGGCACGCCCGCCGAGGCGGCGACGGGTGATCTCGCCTGGGTGCGAGCCCTGTTGGACGCGGAGGCGGCGCTCGCCAGGGCGCAGGCCGGCACGGGGCTGATCCCGCAGGCCGCCGCCGAGGCGATCACCGAGGCCGCCGCGTCGGTGGAGATCGACGTGGTCGCGTTGGCGAGGGCGGCTCGTGAGACGGCGAACCCGGTCGTGGGGCTGATCAAGGAGCTGACAGAGGCCGCCGGGACGGAGTACGTCCATCGTGGCTCCACCAGCCAGGACATCTTCGACACCGCGATGATGCTGGTCGCCGCGCGGACACGGGCGCTCCTGGTCGCGGATCTCGAGGCGACGGCGGACGCGCTGGCGGAACTTGCCCGCGCGCATCGCGACACGATCATGGCCGGGCGCACCCTCACCGCCCACGCGGTCCCCACCACGTTCGGGCTCAAGGCGGCGGGCTGGCGTCAGTTGACGCTCGACGCGCTCGACAAGCTGAACCGTGTCGTCCTGCCGGTCTCGCTCGGTGGCGCGGCGGGCACGAGGGCCGCGTACGCCGAGTACGCGCGCCTCGCCGACCTGCCCGACGGCTATCCGCAGCGGCTCCAGACGGCCTTCGCCGAGGAGACCGGTCTCGCCGAGACCACGCTCCCCTGGCACACGCTCCGCACCCCGACGGCCGACCTCGCGGCCGCACTCGCGTTCACGGCCGCCGCGCTCGGGAAGATCGCGGTCGACGTCCAGTTCCTGACGCGCACCGAGGTCGGGGAGGTCACCGAACCGGCGGGCGAGGGCCGTGGCGGCTCCTCGGCGATGCCGCACAAGCGCAATCCGGTGCTCGCGACGCTGATCCGGTCGGCCGCGCTCCAGGTCCCGGTGCTGGCCACCGGCGTCACCCAGGCCCTGGTCTCCGAGGACGAACGATCCGCGGGCGCGTGGCACGCCGAGTGGCAACTGCTGCGCGAATGCCTGCGCCTGACCGGCGGCGCCGCGCACACGGCCGCCGAGCTCGCCCGCGGCCTGGTGGTCAACGACGAACGCATACGCGAGAACCTCGGCCTCACGCACGGCCAGATCGTCTCCGAGCGTCTGTCGACCGTGCTCGCGCCGCTGCTCGGCAAGGCACGGGCCAAGGAAGTCCTGGGACGCGCGTCCAAACTCGCGCTGGAACAGGACAAGGCGCTCGGCGAGGTTCTCTCCGGCCTGCCCGAGATAACCGGAGTCCTCCCCACGGATTCCCTCGCCGACCTGCTGGATCCGGCGAACTACACCGGGTCGGCCGGGGTGCTCACCGACGCCGCCCTGGAGGCCCGCGAAGAAAATCCGAAAACTCCTTGA